One genomic region from Roseofilum reptotaenium CS-1145 encodes:
- a CDS encoding EVE domain-containing protein codes for MPYWLLKSEPTDYSITDLERDRTTVWDGVRNYQARNFLRQMKVGDRVFIYHSNAKPPGITGLARVITENVIDPTQFNLQDKHYDPKATREAPRWQTVDIEFIQKFPRLISITELKQKFSPEELLVVKRGNRLSVMPIVEGIAEQILALINSNQ; via the coding sequence ATGCCATATTGGTTGTTAAAATCAGAACCGACAGATTATAGTATTACGGATTTAGAGCGCGATCGCACCACGGTTTGGGATGGAGTACGCAACTATCAAGCCAGAAACTTCTTACGACAAATGAAAGTCGGCGATCGGGTGTTTATTTATCACTCCAATGCCAAACCCCCAGGCATTACCGGATTAGCAAGAGTGATTACCGAGAATGTCATCGATCCCACCCAATTTAATCTCCAGGATAAACATTACGATCCGAAAGCGACACGAGAAGCTCCTCGCTGGCAAACCGTGGATATCGAGTTTATACAAAAATTTCCCCGCTTGATTTCAATTACAGAATTAAAACAGAAATTTTCCCCAGAAGAACTATTAGTGGTGAAACGGGGAAACCGCTTATCAGTGATGCCGATTGTAGAGGGAATAGCTGAACAAATTCTAGCTTTGATTAACAGCAACCAATAG